The Candidatus Krumholzibacteriia bacterium genome includes the window GCTGATGGCAATGGCGATGCACTCGGGTGCGCCGGCGCCTGCCGGAGTCCTGGCGGCTTGCCTGGGAGGCGTGCTTGGAGTCAGCGCCCGTACCGCTCAAGGGCAGCTCGAGGGCGATCAGGAGAGAGACGGATCGTTCCAGACTGGAACAGGTCTTGCTCGGAAGCATGATGCCGAGTCGGCGACAGCTCGACCTCCTCTGGCATGACTGGAAATCACCATGCGGTTGTCGTGGGGAAAGGAGACGGTGCGGGCCACGATCGCAGGCGGCACGCTCGTCTACTTCGTCATCGGCAAGATTGCCTTCGAGCCACGACTCGCCATCGGTGCCATCAGCGTCAATGAGATGCTCCAGCTCGGTGTGCTCGGCGGCCTCATGGTCATGCCCTGGTGCGGTGACATCGGCCGGATGGTTCGCTCGCGGACGCTCTGGCTCGTGGGGGCGCTCGCGCTTTTGCTGGCCGTGCGGGCCGTGGGTGCTGACAACTCGGCCTACGCGCCGGCGAAGCCACTCGGGTACTTCGGTCTGGTCGTCCCCGCGCTAGCGGTCTTCGCTGCCAGCTTGCATGGCCAAGGCGACGTGCGGCGCTTCTTGATCCTGTGGGCGCTCGTCGGTACGGGGATGATGCTGCTGGGCGTTCTGCTCCTGCTCAGCGGGGCATCGCCGCCACGCCTTGCCGTGTTCGGTGGAGGCTCGAACGGTTATGCGCGCATGTTGGGTACGACGCTCCTGTTGTGGGTCGGTCTCGACACCCGCTGGGGCAAGAGACGCGTCCCGGTCTGGCTGCTGGCGCTGCCGGCGTTCGTCGTGACGCTGCTGTTCGCGGGGTCGAAGACCGCGGTCCTCGGCCTCGGCGTCTCCATCGTGGCACTCGCGCTTCACCGGGGCGATCGGCGGCTCCTTTTCGGCGCCGCGGCGGGGACGCTGCTTTTCGCGACGGCGCCCCTGTGGTCCCACGGGATCGCACGGTACGCGGACAAGAACCGGGGCGAGGTGCGCATGTTCATCGCCCCTGACATCGCCGACCCGCAAGGCAGCTATGGTACGCGACTCTTATTCTACCGGCGCTCCCTCGAGTACCTGAAGCACCCCAGTTGGTTCGGTGTTGGAACCGGTGATTGGCATGCGGTGGTCGGACTCCCTTCGGGGCGGCGGCACCCCCACAACATCGAGCTCGAGGTCGCCTGCGAATTGGGAATGGTCGGGCTCGCCCTGTTCCTGGGGATGCTCGCTGTGGCGGGGCGCTGGATCCGCCGCCCGCTGGCCGACCCCGACGAGCCACGTCTCGCCGGCGCTCTGATCGCGGTGCTGGTGTTCTGGCTCTTCAATGCGCAGCTGAACGGCGATTTGCTCGACAACCGCTGGATCTGGCTGACCGTGCTGCTCCTCGAGGTCGTCGTCACACCACGGCAACACCTCGCTGCGATCGCAGTGCCACCAAGTGCCCAATGGCAGAGCGCGTGAGCGGTGGAAGGGGAGAAGTGCGGCAATTCGTCGATCGACTCGGAGTGCTCGGGGAGCTGTTGTGCTCGGGGATCCTCGCTGGCCTGGCCGCGCTGGTCAACGTCCTCGGCGTTGTGGCCTTTGCTCACGCTCTCGAGCCCGCCGCCTTCGGACTGCTGGCCCTCAGCCGGCGCGTCGGCGCCTTCACGGCCTCCATCTCGAATCTGAATGGTCACCTTGCAGTGTCCCGTTACCTCGGCTTCCATCGCTCCGAGCCCGAGATGCGCTCTGCGACTCTGGCCGTCGGCACGGGTCTGCTCTTGCTGGTGCCGTTGCTGTCCGACCTGTTCTTCCAGCTCCTACGACTCGTCGCTGCTGGCGTATCCTGGGCGCAGATGTTGGATGGCTCGATGTGGCAGGCGACCAGTTGGTTCGCGGCGGCGCTCTCCTCCGGTTTGGTCGTGTTCTCGATTCTGCGAGGGCTGGGGCATCCACAAGCCGCCAATCTGCAGCAGCTGAGCTTTGCCGCTCTTCTCTTGCTGCTCGCCTTCGGGGCGCGCGGGCGGGAGGTGGCGACGCTCGTGGCCTGGGGCGCGGCCGGCAGCATGGCGATCAACCTCGCGTACTACGCCTGGGTGTTGGTGCGCCACCGGCGCGAATGGGTGCGTCCATCACGTCCGGCGCTGCGCCGGGCAGTGCGCGACACGCTGGGCTACAGCCTGCCGCGGCTTGCCGACGGGCCATGCCAGGCGTCGCTGCCTTTGATCGGACTGCTGCTGGCGCCGGCGATCGGTGGCTTGACGTTGACCGGCTACGTGCACATTGGGCAGACCCTGGTGCGCATGACGGAGGTTCTCGTCGTGCCGCTGAGCGTGGTTTTCCTGCCGCTCACGGCGCACCACGTGCGCCAGGGTCAGACCGCGCTCTTGGAGCGACAGGCGCAGCAGATCTACGACGGCGTCATTCTGCTCGGCAGCTTCGTCGGGATGCAGCTGTTGGCTTGGGCACCGTCCCTGCTCGAGGTGGCGTTCGGGACGCGCTATGCAGGAGCCGAGATCTTCCTGCGCTGGACGCTGCCCTCGATCCTCCCCTATCTGCTCTATGCGGGGTTCCGCAGCTTCATCGACGGCAGCAGCGTTCGCCCGGTGAATTTCCTGCACCTGCTGGTGGCGAGCGCTGTCGTCCTCGCGGCCACCCTCACCCTCGGGAGGTTGGGTGGCGGAGCCGGGATCGCCATCGCCTACACACTGGGCGTGGCCGTGCTCGGGCTGCTGACGGTTCTCTACGTAAGACGCCGCTTCTCCGTGCGGGCGCTGCCTGCACATCTGTGGCAGACCTTCGCTGTCGTCGTCCTGGGCGGTGTCTTCTCCTTGGCGGTGGCCACTCTGGCATCGGGATCGATCGGGACGCGCATCGCCTTGTGTGCTGCCAGTCAGATCGTGTGCGTGTGGGCCGCCGTGCGGTTCCTGCAGCGAGTGCAACACCCGACCTTGGTGTATATGGCGATGAAACTGCGGGGGGCGCTGGGTCGCGAGGGTGAAGAGCCAGCCGAAACCGGGGTGGGGAGGCAGGCTGCGCTCGCCTAGGAAGCAGGCGCCGGGGATCCGAGCGCCTGGAGGCGAATGCGCTCGGTGTGAGAGTTGCAGCTACCACCTTCCGCGCAACCATCTTCCCTGAGGGGCTCCGGTGAGAATCGGCATCCTGACCTCCGTCCATGCGCCGATGGACACGCGCATCTACTTCAAGCAGGCACGGTCGCTGGCGGCAGCGGGACACGAGGTCATCCTCGTCGCCCGCGCCGGGGGAGACATTCGCGACCTGCGCTACGTGCCGATCCCGGTTCCCGAATCCCGGCGCGGCCGCTTGCGCGCCGCCTTGCGGGTCTTCCGCGCGGCGTTGCGTCTGCGCTGCGACGCTTACCACATCCACGATCCAGAGCTCCTGCCGCTGGGTGTGCTGCTCCGTGTGTGCACGCGGGCACGCTTGGTCTACGACGTGCACGAAAACGTCCGCAACCAGATTCGCAACAAGTACTGGATCCCGCGCCCGTTGCGCGGCGCCGTCGCGCGAATCTACGGAGCCATCGAACGCCTGTGCCTGCGCTGGGTGACGCACGTCATCCTCGCCGAGGATTCGTATGCGCCGTTCTATCGCCGCCAAGCGGTGACCGTGGTGCACAACTATCCGATCCTCGACGGCGTGGTGCCGCCGGTCGGGGAGCGGCGCTACAGCGGCAAGCCCCGGCTCGTGTACTGCGGTGTGGTGGCCCGGATCCGGGGCGGTTTGGAGATGCTGGAAGTCACGGCGCAGCTGCGCGCCCAGTATCCGGACATCGAGCTGCACGTGATCGGGCCGTTCTTCCCCTCCAGTTTCGAGACGGAAGTGCGCGAGCGCATGGAGGTTCTGGGCCTGACCGGGCACGTCACCTTGCATGGCCGCTTGCCCCTCGACGTCGCCCTGGAGCAGGTAAGCCGCTGCGACATCGGCCTGGCTTTGCTCCACCCCGATCCGAACTACGTGGACTCTTTGCCGACGAAGATGTTCGAGTACATGTCGCTACGCTTGCCCGTCGTGGTCTCCGACTTCCCGCTGTGGAAGCGGATCGTGGACGATGCCGGAGCCGGAGCGGCGGTGAATCCGATGGTGCCGCAGGAGGCGGCGAGAATCATCGCGCGACTGAATGAGGACGCGATGCTCATGGGCCGGTGTGGGGCGAGCGGCCAGCGTGCGGTGCAGCAGCGCTACAGCTGGGAGGCGGAGAAGAAGCATTTGTTGGCGGTGTATGCCGAGGTGAACGCCACGGTTCCCGCCGACACGGGCACGAGGACACCCGCGCTGGCCGGTGCAGCAGCTGTGGGCATGGCGGCAGGCACCGGGCGGGACGGGGAGGTTTCGGGTGCGAGCTGAGGAGCCGAGGCCGCCGGTGCTGACGCACAGCGTCTACTCTCTGATGGCGCGAGGCAGCATGCTGCTGGCACGAGGCCTCGGGCTGATCCTCATCTCTCGCCGTCTCGGGGGCGAGCACTTCGGCGTCTATGCGCTGCTGCTGGCCACGTACAGTCTTTGCGCCAGCGTGGGTGCGTTCGGGATCGAGCAAACGAGCCTCTATCTCGTGGGCCGGAGGCAGAAACGACTCCCCATACTCGTCGGCAACAGTCTGCTGCTCGCCCTTTTCTGCGGCCTGCCGGCGGCCCTCCTTTGCTTCGGTACGGTCACGGTGTTGCGCGACCGGTTCTTCACCGGCGCGACGTGGGAGGTTGCCGCACTGACAGCGCTCGGCTTACCCATTGGGATCGCCCACAATGCGCTCGTCGGGCTGGCGGTGGGACTCGGCCGCTTCCGCTACTACGGTTTCGTCGAACTCTGCAAGTGGCTGGCCTACCTGGCGCTCGTGGGTCTGTTCTACGTACGGAGCGGTCTCAGTGTCTTCACGTCGCTGGGAAGCTTCTTCGCCGTTCTTCTCGGCGCCTCCCTGGTGCATCTGGCGTTTTTCACCTTCCGCTTGCACGCTCGGCCGACGCCATGCCTCCGGCTGCTGCGACGGATGCTGGCGATGGGCCGGCGGATGTTGCTGGTGCAGCTGACGAGCGTGCTGGCGCTGCGCCTCGACGTCTATGCGGTGCGCTTCTTCGGAGCGATGGGGCTCGTGGGGACGTATGCGCTCGCCACCCACTTGGGAGAGATCCTAATGTACGTAGCCCGCTCCTTCGCTATGGTCGTTTTCTCCGGAACGGCGCGGGGGAGCCGACCGGCGGCGCTCCGCCTGGGTCTGCTCGTGGGGGCACTGGTGATGGCAGCGGTGTGTCTCGCGCTGGGAGTCGTGTTCCTCCGCGAAGGCGTCCTGGTGGCGCTCTTCGGCGAAACTTCACGCGGCTGCGTGCCGTCGCTCCTGGTGCGCATGCCGGGCGTGCTCGCTGCCGCCATCGCGCTCCTCATCGCGGGTGAACTGCTCGGTCGTGGGCGGGCCGACGTGGTGGTAAGGGCTTACGCACTCGCGGTGTTCTGCGCCGTCGTGCTCTTCTGGCCTCTCTGCCGCTGGGACACCGCTCTCGGTGCCGCCACGGCCTTCTCCGTGGCTTCCACGGCGCAGGCCCTGTGGATGGCTGTGGTCCTGAAGTCGGCGCGGGCCTTGCAAGCGCCGCGGGAAGCGAGCCTGGGGGCCATGGCGCCGTCGCTGGCCGCCGAGTGAGGACGAGGCGATGCGGATCCTCTACATCCATCAGTATTTCTGCACGC containing:
- a CDS encoding O-antigen ligase family protein, whose protein sequence is MRATIAGGTLVYFVIGKIAFEPRLAIGAISVNEMLQLGVLGGLMVMPWCGDIGRMVRSRTLWLVGALALLLAVRAVGADNSAYAPAKPLGYFGLVVPALAVFAASLHGQGDVRRFLILWALVGTGMMLLGVLLLLSGASPPRLAVFGGGSNGYARMLGTTLLLWVGLDTRWGKRRVPVWLLALPAFVVTLLFAGSKTAVLGLGVSIVALALHRGDRRLLFGAAAGTLLFATAPLWSHGIARYADKNRGEVRMFIAPDIADPQGSYGTRLLFYRRSLEYLKHPSWFGVGTGDWHAVVGLPSGRRHPHNIELEVACELGMVGLALFLGMLAVAGRWIRRPLADPDEPRLAGALIAVLVFWLFNAQLNGDLLDNRWIWLTVLLLEVVVTPRQHLAAIAVPPSAQWQSA
- a CDS encoding lipopolysaccharide biosynthesis protein, with product MRQFVDRLGVLGELLCSGILAGLAALVNVLGVVAFAHALEPAAFGLLALSRRVGAFTASISNLNGHLAVSRYLGFHRSEPEMRSATLAVGTGLLLLVPLLSDLFFQLLRLVAAGVSWAQMLDGSMWQATSWFAAALSSGLVVFSILRGLGHPQAANLQQLSFAALLLLLAFGARGREVATLVAWGAAGSMAINLAYYAWVLVRHRREWVRPSRPALRRAVRDTLGYSLPRLADGPCQASLPLIGLLLAPAIGGLTLTGYVHIGQTLVRMTEVLVVPLSVVFLPLTAHHVRQGQTALLERQAQQIYDGVILLGSFVGMQLLAWAPSLLEVAFGTRYAGAEIFLRWTLPSILPYLLYAGFRSFIDGSSVRPVNFLHLLVASAVVLAATLTLGRLGGGAGIAIAYTLGVAVLGLLTVLYVRRRFSVRALPAHLWQTFAVVVLGGVFSLAVATLASGSIGTRIALCAASQIVCVWAAVRFLQRVQHPTLVYMAMKLRGALGREGEEPAETGVGRQAALA
- a CDS encoding lipopolysaccharide biosynthesis protein, with amino-acid sequence MRAEEPRPPVLTHSVYSLMARGSMLLARGLGLILISRRLGGEHFGVYALLLATYSLCASVGAFGIEQTSLYLVGRRQKRLPILVGNSLLLALFCGLPAALLCFGTVTVLRDRFFTGATWEVAALTALGLPIGIAHNALVGLAVGLGRFRYYGFVELCKWLAYLALVGLFYVRSGLSVFTSLGSFFAVLLGASLVHLAFFTFRLHARPTPCLRLLRRMLAMGRRMLLVQLTSVLALRLDVYAVRFFGAMGLVGTYALATHLGEILMYVARSFAMVVFSGTARGSRPAALRLGLLVGALVMAAVCLALGVVFLREGVLVALFGETSRGCVPSLLVRMPGVLAAAIALLIAGELLGRGRADVVVRAYALAVFCAVVLFWPLCRWDTALGAATAFSVASTAQALWMAVVLKSARALQAPREASLGAMAPSLAAE
- a CDS encoding glycosyltransferase; protein product: MRIGILTSVHAPMDTRIYFKQARSLAAAGHEVILVARAGGDIRDLRYVPIPVPESRRGRLRAALRVFRAALRLRCDAYHIHDPELLPLGVLLRVCTRARLVYDVHENVRNQIRNKYWIPRPLRGAVARIYGAIERLCLRWVTHVILAEDSYAPFYRRQAVTVVHNYPILDGVVPPVGERRYSGKPRLVYCGVVARIRGGLEMLEVTAQLRAQYPDIELHVIGPFFPSSFETEVRERMEVLGLTGHVTLHGRLPLDVALEQVSRCDIGLALLHPDPNYVDSLPTKMFEYMSLRLPVVVSDFPLWKRIVDDAGAGAAVNPMVPQEAARIIARLNEDAMLMGRCGASGQRAVQQRYSWEAEKKHLLAVYAEVNATVPADTGTRTPALAGAAAVGMAAGTGRDGEVSGAS